Genomic DNA from Catellatospora sp. TT07R-123:
GCCACGCAGCAGCAGGCCGCCGCCGAGCGCGCGCAGCAGGAGCTGGTGGGCACCCGCGGCCAGCTCTCCTCGGTGCAGGCCGAGGTGGCGCAGGTGCAGCAGCGGCTGTCCGAGCTGAAGGGCCAGCTCGCCGCCGGGCAGGAGCGGCTGGCGACGGCGCAGCGTGAGGCGGAGCAGGCCGAGCGGCGCCGCGACGAGGCTCTGCGCCCGGCCGAGGAGCCGCCCACCCAGGCCGCCGCGCCTGCCGTGCCCGCTCAGGCTGAGGAGCCCGCCGACGAGCAGACGGTCATGCTCAACACCGGTGAGCAGACGGTCACGCTGTCCACGGACCAGACCCGCCCGGCCCGCTGAGGCCCGGTCGCTGAGGCCGGGTCGCCCCGGCGGCGCTCAGGCTCCGTCGGGGGACGGGACCGGCTTGTCGGCGAACGCGGCCACGGTCCGGTCGGCGTACGCGCTGGCGTCGCCGTACTCCATCGGGCCGTCCCAGGTGGTCGGCAGCGGGACGGGGACGCCCGGCGCGACGCGGGCGACGATCGCGTCCAGCACCGTCTCGGCGTCACCGACCCACAGGTGCTTGGCGCCGGGCACCCCCACGACCTCCGCCTGCGGGATCGCGGCGAACCGCTGCCGCGCCTCGGCTGGGCGCAGGTAGTCGTCGAACTCGGGCACGAGCGCGGTCACCGGGCGGCCCGAGGCGGCCCAGACCGCCAGGTCGTCGGGCTGGGAGAAGCGCAGCGGCGGCGACAGCAGGATCGCGCCCTCGACGGCGGGGTCGCAGCCGTACTTCAGGGCCAGGTCGGTGCCGAAGGACCAGCCGACCAGCCAGCGGTGCGGCAGCTCGTGGAACTCGGCGTACTCGATGGCGGCGGCGACGTCGAAGCGCTCGCCGACGGCGTGGTCGAACGCGCCCTCGCTGGTGCCGCGCACGCTGGCGGTGCCGCGGGTGTTGAAGCGCAGCACCGCGATCCCGGCCAGCGCGGGCAGCCGCCAGGCGGCCTTGCGGTACACGTGGCTGTCCATCATGCCGCCGTGGGTGGGCAGCGGGTGCAGGCAGATCAGGGTCGCCACCGGGTCGCGGTCGGCGGGCGCGGCGAGCTCCCCGACCAGGCGCAGCCCGTCGGCGGTATGCAGTTCGATCTCCTCCCGGCGCGCGGGCAGGATCGAGTTGGCGCGGATGGCAGTCACGCCCACCAGTCTGCCCGCCCGCACCCCCGCTAATCATCGCCCGCCCGCCGTCGCGGTGATCACACCCGGCGCGGACATCCGCACCCCCCGCTCCCGCTCCCGCTCGCGAGCGCGGGCCCGGGGCGGGCCCGGGGCGGCCGGGCCCGGGGCGGCCGGGCCCGGGGCGGGGCGGTGTGTTCGTGCAGTTTCGGGGAAAGTGCACGAACGCCGTCCAAGATTCCTGCACTTTCCCCGAAACTGCACGCGGCAGCGCGGGGTCGGCGCGGCAGCGCGGGGTCGGCGCGGGTCAGCCGTAGCGGGGGGCGTTGCGGGAGCGTTGGATGTTGGGTTTGCGCTGGTGGCGGCCGCGCCAGCAGGTGGTGTGCCAGTGGCGGCGGTCGCCGGGGTCGCCCCAGCCGTCCGAGGGCCAGGCCACCACGTGGGCCACGCCGCGCGGGATCTCCTGGTCGCAGCCGGGACAGCGGTACGCCTTGTCGGAGGTGTCCCCGGACAGGTGCCGCACGGTCCACTCGCCGTCAGGATCGTCCCGGACGTGCTCGATCCCGCGCCGGGACATGCCTTCGTCCAGATCGCGGTCGGCGCGATCCTTCGGATTGTTGCGACGCGGGCTCATGTCGACCAAGGGTACTGGTGCCCCCGAACGTCACCACCCAGCCCGTGACCGGACCGCCGACCCGCCCGCCCCGCCCCGCGCCCTGCAAGCGCCGCGAGCGCTCAAGATCGCGCAAGTTGCCGGGCAATCGGGCACTCGGCAGGTGCTCATACGCCCGATTGCCCGGCAACTTGGCCGAGAGAGAGGGTCGTCGCGGCGGTCAGCGGTGGGTGTGGTCGCGGAAGCCGCGGCCGGTCTTGCGGCCGAGGTAGCCGGCGGTGACGAGGTGCTCCAGCAGCGGGGCCGGGGAGAAGCCGGGCTCGCGCAGCTCCAGGTACAGCTCGCGCTGGATGGCCAGCGAGACGTCCAGACCCACCACGTCCAGCAGCTCGAACGGCCCCATCGGGTAGCCGCAGCCCAGCTTCATCGCCGCGTCGATGTCGTCGGCCGAGGAGTAGCTGGCCTCCAGCATCTTCACCGCGTCGTTGAGGTACGGGAACAGCAGCGCGTTGACGATGAACCCGGCCCGGTCCGCGCACGCCACGGCGGTCTTGCCGAGGCTGCCGACCACGGCCTTGGCCGTGGCCAGGGTGGCGGGGCTGGTCCGGATCGTCTCGACCACCTCGACCAGCGGCATCACCTGCGCCGGGTTGAAGAAGTGCAGGCCGACCACGTCCGCCGGGCGCTGGGTGGCCATCGCGCACTCGACGACGGGGAGGCTGGAGGTGGTGGTGGCCAGGACGGTGCCGGGCTTGCAGATCTCGTCGAGGCTGGCGAACAGGGCCTTCTTGACGCTCAGCTCCTCGACCACGGCCTCGACGACCAGGTCGGCGTCGGACAGGTGGTCCAGGTTGGTGGACCAGGTGATGCGGCCGATGGCGGCGTCGCGCTCGGCCTCGGTCAGCTTGCCCCGGACCACGCCCTTGTTCAGGGAGGTCTTGACGGATTCGCAGACCTTGGCGGACTTCTCGGCGCCGCGGGTCACGCTCAGCACCTCGTACCCGGCCTTGGCGAAGACCTCGATGATGCCGGTGGCCATGGTGCCGGAGCCGACCACGCCGACGGTGCCGATGCGGCGCGCGGCCGAGGACTGCTCGGCGCCGGACGGGGTGAGCCCGTCGGCGACGACGACCGGCGAGCCGCTCTTGGTGTACGTGTAGAAGCCGCGCCCGGTCTTGCGGCCCAGCAGCCCCGCGGTGACCATCTGCTTGAGCAGCGGCGCCGGGGCGTGGCGGCGGTCGCGGCCGCCCCGGCGGTACATGGTGTCGAGGATCTCGTACGCCGTGTCCAGGCCGATCAGGTCCATCAGCGCCAGCGGGCCCATCGGCAGGCCGCAGCCGAGCTTCATGGCCGCGTCGATGTCCTCGCGGGTCGCGTAGTGGTTCTCGAACATGGTGACGGCGTGGTTGAGGTAGCCGAACAGCAGCGCGTTGGCGATGAACCCGGCCCGGTCGCTGATGGTGACGTCGACCTTGCCCAGCCGCGCGCACAGCGCCTCGACGTCGGCGACGACCTCGGGGGCGGTCACCACGGTACGGATGATCTCCACCAGCTTCATGACCGGCGCGGGGTTGAAGAAGTGCACGCCGATGACCTGGTTCGGCCGGTGCGTGGCGACCGAGATCTCGGTGACGCTGAGCGAACTGGTGTTGGTGGCGAGGATGGCGTGCGGCGGGCAGACCCGGTCCAGCTCGGCGAAGATGGCCTGCTTGAGGTCCAGGTGCTCGGGCACGGCCTCGATCACGAAGTCGACGCTGTGCAGGGCGGGCAGACCGACCTGGAAGTCGACGCGCGAGAGCAGCGCGTCGCGGTCCTCGGACGACAGCTTGCCCTTGGCGACCGCGCGGTCGGTGGAGCCGGTGAGGTTGTCGCGGCCGCGCTCCAGCGCGTTCTCGCTGATCTCGACGGCTACCACGTTCAGGCCGTTGCGGGCGAACACCTCGACGATGCCCGCACCCATGGTGCCCAGACCGACGACGCCGACCGTATTGATCTCGCGAGCCACAGTGCTCACCCAGTCCTCCCGAACGACCGCTAAGGTTACTGCGGAGTCTGCCACGGGTGGCGGTCCGCCACATCGTGTCCCCGGCGTGAACAAAGCCACTGGCGCGTCGATGCTCAGCCTCCTGTTCCGCTGGCCCCTGCCTCGACCGCGCGGGTGGGCGCGGTAAAGCGATTGCCGGTCGGTCGCCCGCGCTGGACGATCTCTCGCATGTCGATACTCAAGGTCGTCGCCGAGCGGCTGGTGATCCATCCGCACCCCAACGCCGACGCACTCGAACTCGCTGAGGTCGGACGCCTGCGCGCCGTCGTGGCCAAGGGCGCCTACCGCACCGGCGACCACGCCGTCTACCTGCCCGAAGGCTCGGTGCTACCCGAGCCGCTCATCGCCGAGCTGGGCCTCACCGGACGCCTGGCGGGCCCGGCCAAGGACCGCATCACCGCCGTACGGCTGCGCGGCGAGCTGTCCCAGGGCATCGTCTGCCGCCCGAAGGCGCTGGCGGATCTGGACCTGGCCGAGGCGGCCGCCGCGGGCACCGACTTCGCCGAGGCGCTCGGCGTGACCAAGTGGGTCCCGCCGATCCCGGTCCATCTCGCCGGAGACATGCACGCGGCCGAGGACCTGCTGCCGTGGCTGGAGGTGGAGAACATCCGCCGGTACCCGCAGCTGTTCAGCGCGGGCGAGCCGGTGGTGGCCACCGAGAAGATCCACGGTTCGGCGTGCCTGATGACGCTGGTCGCGGACTCGGGTGCGGTGCTGGCCTCGTCGAAGGGGTTCGGCAGGCAGCGGCTGGCGATCAGGGAGGCCGACAGCAACCTCTACTGGCGGGCGATCCGGGCGTACGACCTGCCGCGGCTGGCCGCCGCCGTCGCCGCCGACCTCGGCGCGGCCCGGGTCGGCGTCTTCGGCGAGGTGTACGGCCGGGGCGTGCAGGACCTGGGCTACGGCGTGCTCGCGAGCACCCGGCCCGGCTACGCCGTGTTCGACATCGCGGCCGACGTCGGCGGCGAGATCCGCTGGCTGACGCCCGACGAGGTGGCGGCCTACACCGCCGCGTACGACGTGCCCGCCGTGCCGGTGCTGTTCCGGGGGCCGTACGACGAGGCGGAACTCGCCGCGCTGGCCGAGGGCGTGGAGACGGTCTCGGGCACCGGTGCCAACATCCGGGAAGGCCTGGTGGTCAGACCGGCGGCGGAGCGCTACAGCCCGGTCACGGCCGGTCGCGCCATCGGCAAGCTCGTCTCGACGGCATACCTGACCCGCAAGGGCGGCACCGAATACGAGTAACCCCGGCCTGATGATCCGTGATCGTGGACGCTGGATGCTGCCATAGCGACACCCAGCGTCCACGATCACGGATCATCAGCCGCGACTAGGCTGGCGGCGTGCGCTATGTCGTCATCACCGGGGTGTCCCGGGGGCTGGGCGAGGCCCTGCTCAACCAGCTGCTGGCCGAGCCGGACACGACCGTGCTGGCCCTGGGCCGGACGTTCACCGACAACCAGCGCATGCTGGCCGGGCCGAAGCTGATCCTGCGCCACTGCGAGCTGGCCGAACCGTCCTCCCTGCCGACCGCCCCCGAGCTGGGCGAGCTGATCGCCGACGCCGACGAGGTGGTGCTGATCCACAACGCGGCCGTGGTGGCGCCGATCGGCGCGGTCGGCACCCTGCCCACCGACGAGCTGCTGGCCTCGGTGACGATCAACCTGACCGCCCCGATGGCGCTGACCAACTCGCTGCTGTCGGCCCTGCCGCCGCTGGTGCGCCGGGTGCGGCTCATGTTCGTCTCCTCGGGTGCCGCGCACCGGGTCATCGACGGCTGGTCGGCGTACTCGGCGACCAAGCGCGGCGGCGAGGAGTTCTTCGCCCACGTGGCGCAGCAGTACGAGCGCGACCCCCGGTTCAGCGTGGTCAGCGTGAACCCGGGCGTGATGGACACGGGCATGCAGGAGGCGATCCGCGGCGCGGACTTCGCGGGCCGGCAGCGGTTCCAGGATCTGTACGACAACGACGAGCTGCCCGACCCCGCCGCCGTCGCGGCCCACCTGATCGCCGAACATCTGAAAGCCTGAGGATGTTTCGGATTACTCACCGGTAGTTCTAGACTGCGCCCGTGACCACGACGAACCAGCCGCAGCCCGGTGCCAGTGTCGTCAGCGCGGGCGAGCTGATCTCCACCAACCCCGCCACCGGCGAGGAGGTGGCGCGCCTGCCCGTGGCGAGCGCCGCCGACGTCGCGGCGGCCGTCGAGCGGGCCCGCGCCGCGAGCGCATGGTGGGCCGGGCTCGGCTGGCGCGAACGGCGCCGCCGGGTGCTGCGCTGGCGCAGCCTGCTGGTGCAGCGGATGCAGGCGCTGGCCGAGCTGATGCACCGCGAGGGCGGCAAGCCCGTCGACGAGGCGCTGCTGGAGATCGTCAGCGCCGTGGACCACGCCGCCTGGGCCGCCAAGCACGCCCGCCGGGTGCTGCGCCGCCGCCGGGTGCCGGGTTCGCTGATGCAGCTGGAGTACGCCGGTTACCTGGAGTACCAGCCGTACGGCGTCATCGGGGTCATCGGCCCGTGGAACTTCCCCATCTTCACCCCGTTCGGCTCGATCGCGTACGCGCTGGCCGCGGGCAACGCCGTGGTCTTCAAGCCCAGCGAGTACACCCCGGCCATCGGCCAGTTCTACGTCGACGCCTTCAACGAGGTCGTGCCGGAGCACCCGGTGCTGCAGATCGTGCACGGCGGCGGCGAGGTCGGCGCGGCGCTGTGCCGCTCGGGCGTGGACAAGCTCGCCTTCACCGGCTCCGGCCCGACCGGCGCGAAGGTGATGGCGGCCTGCGCCGAGTCGCTGACGCCGGTGCTGATCGAGTGCGGCGGCAAGGACGCCATGATCGTGGCCGAGGACGCGGACCTGGCCCAGGCCGCCGAGACCGCGGCCTGGGGCGCCAACTTCAACGCGGGCCAGGCCTGCGTCGGCATCGAGCGGGCGTACGTGCACGCCAAGGTCTACGACGACTTCGTGGCCAAGCTGGTCGCCGAGACCGAGCGGATCGACGTCGACACCCAGGTCGGCCCGATCACCATGCCCGGCCAGCGCGACATCATCGCCCGCCACATCGACGCCGCCCTGACCGACGGCGGCCGCGCCCTGCTCGGCGGCCCGGACTCGGTGCGCGGGGCGTACGTGCGCCCGACGATCCTGGTCGACGTCCCGCACGACTCGGCCGCGGTGCGGGAGGAGACGTTCGGCCCGACCATCGTGGTGACCAAGGTCGCCAGCGTGGACGAGGCGATCACCCTGGCCAACGACTCGGCGTACGGGCTGGGCTCGTCGGTGTTCTCCAAGGGGCGCGGGATGGAGATCGCGGCCCGCCTGCGCACCGGCATGACCGCCGTGAACTCGGCGTTCGCGTTCGCGGTGCTGCCCGAGCTGCCGTTCGGCGGGGTGGGCGGGTCCGGCTTCGGCCGCATCCACGGCGCGGACGGGCTGCGCGAGTTCACCCGCGCCAAGTCCATCGCCAAGCGCCGCATGCCGAGCACCCCGGCCCTGCTGACCTTCCGCCGCACCCCGGCGGGCATGAAGCTCGCCATGGCCGCCGTGAAGTTCCTCCACGGCCGCTCACGCTGATCTGCCTTCGTGCAGTTTCGGGGAAGGTGCTCGAATCCGAGTCCGGATTCCTGCACCTTCCCCGAAACTGCACCGACCCCCTGAGCGCGCCCTAGAAGAGGGTGAGCTCGTCGCGCTTGGTGCCGCGGAGGCGGTCGTAGTCGACGACGACGCAGCGGATGCCCCGGTCGGTGGCGAGCACGCGCGCCTGGGGCTTGATCTCCTGGGCGGCGAAGACGCCCGCCACCGGCGCCAGCAGCGGGTCGCGGTTGAGCAGTTCCAGGTATCGCGTCAGCTGCTCCACCCCGTCGATCTCGCCGCGCCGCTTCACCTCGACCGCGACGTGGGCGCCCCCGGCGTCGCGGCACAGCAGGTCGACCGGGCCGATCGCGGTCATGTACTCGCGCCGGACCAGCGTGTACCCCTCGCCGAAGGTCTGCGGCGCGGCGGCCAGCAGCTCCTGCAGGTGCGCCTCCACGCCGTCCTTCTGGAGGCCGGGGTCGACGCCGAGCTCGTGCGAGGTGTCCTCGAAGATCTCCTCCAGGGTGATCCGCAGTTCCTCGCCGGCCTTGTTGACCACCCGCCACACGCCGGGGCCCTCCTGGAGCTTGCAGGGCGGGCTCATCCAGTTCAGCGGCTTGTAGGCCCGGTCGTCGGCGTGGATGGAGACCGAGCCGTCGGCCTTGACGATGAGCAGGCGCTTGGCCGAGGGCAGGTGGGCCGACAGACGGCCGACATAGTCGACGGTGCAGCGGGCGATGACGAGGCGCACCGACCCAGCCTAGGCGATGGGACGTCCGGCGCTCGAAAGGCGGTGTCGCCCGGAAGGTGCCATGCTTGGACCGTGCTCGAACTGTTGACCGGCACCGGTCTGGCCACCGCCGCGGGGCTCAACGCCTACATTCCGCTGATGGTGGTCGGTCTGCTGGCCCGGTACACGCATCTGATCACGCTGCCGGGGCCGTGGCACTGGCTGAGCAACGGGTGGGTGCTGCTCCTCCTGGGGGTGCTGCTGGCGATCGAGTTCGTCGCGGACAAGATCCCGGCGGTGGACAGCGTCAACGACATCGTGCAGACCGTGGTCAGACCGACCGCGGGCGGCATGGCCTTCGCCGCGGGGTCGGGCTCGCAGACGGTGACGGTGGAGAACCCGGCCGACCTGTTCACGCAGAAGATGTGGATCCCGATCGTGATCGGCGTGCTGATCTCGCTGACGGTGCACGGCACCAAGGCGGTGGCCAGACCCGCGCTGAACCTGGCGACGGTCGGCGTGGCCGCGCCGGTGGTCTCCACGGTCGAGGACACCGCGAGCGTGAGCCTGTCGGTCGTGGCGATCATCATCCCGGTGCTGGTCATCCTGGGTGTGGCGCTGCTGGTCCTACTCGCCGTGACCGCGGCGCGCAAGCGTCGCCAGCGGCGCGCCCGCAAAGTTCTGTCATAAAAGTAACGCTGGCCCGCAGGCGTGGCGAAAGGCTATTAAACAGGGTAAAACGGCATACTCTCGGAGGTTCATCTTATTCTGATCCCCCGTGGAGGTGCCGTGGCCAGCGTCGCCGAGGTCAAAGCCGCCATCGATGCCGCCATGCTGCATGTGCAGGAAGGCCAGGACGCGGTCCGCTCCGCCAACGACCGGCTCGGTGAGGCGCAGCTCAGCCTCGCCACCGCGGTCGAGGGCTCCGGCCACGAGGCGGTCACCGCCGCCCAGGCGGCACTGGCCCAGGCCGCCACCGAGCTGGAGGAATGCCTGACCGCGACCCTGCACGCGGTCGCGCAGGCCGAGTCGTACGTCGCGACGCTGTGAGGCCGCGTTCATGAGTCTCGTCGAAGATCTGGCCGACCAGCTCCGCCTCGCCCGCGAGGAACTGCCCCTGCCGCAGGTGGCCGGGGCGACCGAACGGCTGCGTACGGCGTCGGGCCTGCTGGCCTGGGTGCTCCACCACAGCGCCACGCCGGTCGCCGTGCCCGACCTCAGCCGCGCCGTCGAGCGCCTGGAGCACGCCGCGGCCGCGCTGCGTGTGGCCCAGGACTCCCTCGACGAGTA
This window encodes:
- a CDS encoding alpha/beta hydrolase, with protein sequence MTAIRANSILPARREEIELHTADGLRLVGELAAPADRDPVATLICLHPLPTHGGMMDSHVYRKAAWRLPALAGIAVLRFNTRGTASVRGTSEGAFDHAVGERFDVAAAIEYAEFHELPHRWLVGWSFGTDLALKYGCDPAVEGAILLSPPLRFSQPDDLAVWAASGRPVTALVPEFDDYLRPAEARQRFAAIPQAEVVGVPGAKHLWVGDAETVLDAIVARVAPGVPVPLPTTWDGPMEYGDASAYADRTVAAFADKPVPSPDGA
- a CDS encoding 3-hydroxyacyl-CoA dehydrogenase family protein, with amino-acid sequence MAREINTVGVVGLGTMGAGIVEVFARNGLNVVAVEISENALERGRDNLTGSTDRAVAKGKLSSEDRDALLSRVDFQVGLPALHSVDFVIEAVPEHLDLKQAIFAELDRVCPPHAILATNTSSLSVTEISVATHRPNQVIGVHFFNPAPVMKLVEIIRTVVTAPEVVADVEALCARLGKVDVTISDRAGFIANALLFGYLNHAVTMFENHYATREDIDAAMKLGCGLPMGPLALMDLIGLDTAYEILDTMYRRGGRDRRHAPAPLLKQMVTAGLLGRKTGRGFYTYTKSGSPVVVADGLTPSGAEQSSAARRIGTVGVVGSGTMATGIIEVFAKAGYEVLSVTRGAEKSAKVCESVKTSLNKGVVRGKLTEAERDAAIGRITWSTNLDHLSDADLVVEAVVEELSVKKALFASLDEICKPGTVLATTTSSLPVVECAMATQRPADVVGLHFFNPAQVMPLVEVVETIRTSPATLATAKAVVGSLGKTAVACADRAGFIVNALLFPYLNDAVKMLEASYSSADDIDAAMKLGCGYPMGPFELLDVVGLDVSLAIQRELYLELREPGFSPAPLLEHLVTAGYLGRKTGRGFRDHTHR
- a CDS encoding RNA ligase (ATP); amino-acid sequence: MSILKVVAERLVIHPHPNADALELAEVGRLRAVVAKGAYRTGDHAVYLPEGSVLPEPLIAELGLTGRLAGPAKDRITAVRLRGELSQGIVCRPKALADLDLAEAAAAGTDFAEALGVTKWVPPIPVHLAGDMHAAEDLLPWLEVENIRRYPQLFSAGEPVVATEKIHGSACLMTLVADSGAVLASSKGFGRQRLAIREADSNLYWRAIRAYDLPRLAAAVAADLGAARVGVFGEVYGRGVQDLGYGVLASTRPGYAVFDIAADVGGEIRWLTPDEVAAYTAAYDVPAVPVLFRGPYDEAELAALAEGVETVSGTGANIREGLVVRPAAERYSPVTAGRAIGKLVSTAYLTRKGGTEYE
- a CDS encoding SDR family NAD(P)-dependent oxidoreductase, producing MRYVVITGVSRGLGEALLNQLLAEPDTTVLALGRTFTDNQRMLAGPKLILRHCELAEPSSLPTAPELGELIADADEVVLIHNAAVVAPIGAVGTLPTDELLASVTINLTAPMALTNSLLSALPPLVRRVRLMFVSSGAAHRVIDGWSAYSATKRGGEEFFAHVAQQYERDPRFSVVSVNPGVMDTGMQEAIRGADFAGRQRFQDLYDNDELPDPAAVAAHLIAEHLKA
- a CDS encoding aldehyde dehydrogenase family protein, translating into MTTTNQPQPGASVVSAGELISTNPATGEEVARLPVASAADVAAAVERARAASAWWAGLGWRERRRRVLRWRSLLVQRMQALAELMHREGGKPVDEALLEIVSAVDHAAWAAKHARRVLRRRRVPGSLMQLEYAGYLEYQPYGVIGVIGPWNFPIFTPFGSIAYALAAGNAVVFKPSEYTPAIGQFYVDAFNEVVPEHPVLQIVHGGGEVGAALCRSGVDKLAFTGSGPTGAKVMAACAESLTPVLIECGGKDAMIVAEDADLAQAAETAAWGANFNAGQACVGIERAYVHAKVYDDFVAKLVAETERIDVDTQVGPITMPGQRDIIARHIDAALTDGGRALLGGPDSVRGAYVRPTILVDVPHDSAAVREETFGPTIVVTKVASVDEAITLANDSAYGLGSSVFSKGRGMEIAARLRTGMTAVNSAFAFAVLPELPFGGVGGSGFGRIHGADGLREFTRAKSIAKRRMPSTPALLTFRRTPAGMKLAMAAVKFLHGRSR
- the nucS gene encoding endonuclease NucS, translating into MRLVIARCTVDYVGRLSAHLPSAKRLLIVKADGSVSIHADDRAYKPLNWMSPPCKLQEGPGVWRVVNKAGEELRITLEEIFEDTSHELGVDPGLQKDGVEAHLQELLAAAPQTFGEGYTLVRREYMTAIGPVDLLCRDAGGAHVAVEVKRRGEIDGVEQLTRYLELLNRDPLLAPVAGVFAAQEIKPQARVLATDRGIRCVVVDYDRLRGTKRDELTLF
- a CDS encoding DUF4126 domain-containing protein yields the protein MLELLTGTGLATAAGLNAYIPLMVVGLLARYTHLITLPGPWHWLSNGWVLLLLGVLLAIEFVADKIPAVDSVNDIVQTVVRPTAGGMAFAAGSGSQTVTVENPADLFTQKMWIPIVIGVLISLTVHGTKAVARPALNLATVGVAAPVVSTVEDTASVSLSVVAIIIPVLVILGVALLVLLAVTAARKRRQRRARKVLS